A window of the Fuscovulum sp. genome harbors these coding sequences:
- a CDS encoding heme ABC transporter permease translates to MSIWEYANPKKFMQTSAWVLPWVTGLALACLVAGLIWGFFFTPDDFRQGSTVKIIYLHVPSAMMAINAWVMMLVTSLIWLIRRHHVSALAAKAAAPVGLTFTVIALLTGAFWGQPMWGTWWAWDPRLTSFLILTLFYLGYIALWQAIEDPDTAADLTAVLCLVGSVFALLSRYAVLFWNQGLHQGASLSLDKEENVADVFWFPLLVCIAGFVLLFVALVLMRTRTEIRARRLQALLARERLA, encoded by the coding sequence ATGTCGATCTGGGAATATGCCAATCCGAAGAAGTTCATGCAGACCTCGGCCTGGGTCTTGCCCTGGGTGACCGGGCTGGCGCTGGCCTGTCTGGTGGCAGGGCTGATCTGGGGGTTCTTCTTCACGCCGGATGATTTCCGGCAAGGGTCTACCGTCAAGATCATCTATCTGCATGTGCCAAGCGCGATGATGGCGATCAATGCCTGGGTGATGATGTTGGTGACCAGCCTGATCTGGCTGATCCGGCGGCATCATGTAAGCGCCTTGGCGGCCAAGGCGGCAGCGCCTGTGGGGTTGACCTTTACGGTGATCGCGCTGCTGACGGGGGCCTTCTGGGGGCAGCCGATGTGGGGAACCTGGTGGGCCTGGGACCCGCGGCTGACATCCTTTCTGATCCTGACGCTGTTCTATCTGGGTTATATCGCGCTGTGGCAGGCGATCGAGGACCCGGATACGGCGGCGGACCTGACGGCGGTGCTGTGTCTGGTGGGGTCGGTCTTTGCGCTGCTGTCGCGCTATGCGGTGCTGTTCTGGAATCAGGGGCTGCATCAGGGGGCGTCGCTGTCTTTGGACAAGGAGGAGAATGTGGCGGATGTGTTCTGGTTCCCGCTGCTGGTCTGTATTGCGGGTTTCGTGCTGCTGTTTGTGGCGCTGGTGTTGATGCGGACGCGGACGGAGATCCGGGCGCGGCGGTTGCAGGCGCTGTTGGCGCGGGAGCGGCTGGCATGA
- the ccmB gene encoding heme exporter protein CcmB yields MGALLIRDLRLAMRAGGGFGLGLAFFLLVAVLVPLGVGPEGDVLGRIAPGILWVGALLACLLSLDRIFALDFEDGSLDLLATAPIPLEGVVAVKALAHWVVTGLPLTIVAPVLGVLLNLPVAGYGWLVLSLLLGTPALSVIGAFGASLVVGVKRGGLLLSLLVLPLYVPTLIFGAEVVKRGAAGQAVSVPVLLLAGITLAAAALLPFAAAAAIRINLR; encoded by the coding sequence ATGGGGGCGCTGCTGATCCGGGATCTGCGGCTGGCGATGCGGGCGGGTGGCGGCTTTGGGCTGGGGCTGGCGTTTTTCCTGCTGGTGGCGGTGCTGGTGCCTTTGGGCGTGGGGCCGGAGGGTGATGTGCTGGGCCGGATTGCGCCCGGCATCCTGTGGGTTGGGGCGCTGCTGGCCTGCCTGCTGAGCCTGGACCGTATCTTTGCGCTGGATTTCGAGGATGGGTCGCTGGACCTGCTGGCGACGGCGCCGATCCCGCTGGAGGGGGTGGTGGCAGTGAAGGCGTTGGCGCATTGGGTGGTGACGGGATTGCCGCTGACGATTGTGGCGCCCGTGCTGGGGGTGCTGTTGAACCTGCCTGTGGCTGGTTATGGGTGGCTGGTGCTGTCGCTGCTGTTGGGGACGCCGGCGCTGTCGGTCATCGGGGCTTTTGGGGCGTCGCTGGTGGTGGGGGTGAAGCGGGGCGGTTTGCTCTTGAGCCTGCTGGTGTTGCCGCTTTATGTGCCGACGCTGATCTTCGGGGCGGAGGTGGTCAAGCGCGGGGCGGCGGGGCAGGCGGTATCGGTTCCGGTGCTGCTGCTGGCCGGGATCACGCTGGCGGCGGCGGCGCTCTTGCCTTTTGCGGCGGCTGCGGCAATCCGCATCAATCTGCGCTGA
- the ccmA gene encoding heme ABC exporter ATP-binding protein CcmA: MDLTVADLAVARGGIAVLEGVTFRLAAGRALVLRGPNGIGKTTLLRTLAGLQPPLAGEMSVPPESLAYAAHADGLKAVLTVEENLRFWAAVNGTDGAEAAMVAMNLSGLRDRRAANLSAGQKRRLGLARILVTGRPIWVLDEPTVSLDAASVALFAGVVRAHLAAGGSALMATHIDLGLAEAEVLDLTPFKAQRPAAGGRVGAFDEAFG, from the coding sequence ATGGACCTGACGGTTGCCGATCTGGCGGTGGCGCGGGGCGGCATCGCGGTGCTGGAAGGGGTGACCTTCCGGCTGGCGGCGGGGCGGGCTTTGGTGCTGCGCGGGCCGAACGGGATTGGCAAGACAACGCTTTTACGGACGCTGGCCGGGTTGCAGCCGCCCTTGGCGGGGGAGATGTCGGTGCCACCCGAGAGCTTGGCCTATGCCGCCCATGCGGATGGGTTGAAGGCCGTGCTGACGGTGGAAGAGAACCTGCGGTTCTGGGCTGCGGTCAACGGCACCGATGGGGCCGAGGCGGCGATGGTGGCAATGAACCTGAGCGGTTTGCGCGACCGGCGGGCGGCCAACCTGTCTGCCGGGCAGAAGCGGCGGCTGGGGCTGGCGCGGATATTGGTGACGGGGCGGCCGATCTGGGTGCTGGATGAACCCACGGTGTCGCTGGATGCGGCATCTGTCGCGCTGTTTGCGGGCGTGGTGCGGGCGCATCTGGCGGCGGGGGGATCGGCGCTGATGGCCACGCATATCGATCTGGGGCTGGCAGAAGCGGAGGTGCTGGACCTGACGCCGTTCAAGGCGCAGCGGCCTGCGGCCGGGGGCCGGGTGGGCGCGTTCGACGAGGCCTTCGGATGA